A window of the Henckelia pumila isolate YLH828 chromosome 3, ASM3356847v2, whole genome shotgun sequence genome harbors these coding sequences:
- the LOC140889508 gene encoding uncharacterized protein, with protein MTWIAPAGSFRKRQFSGLDSLFQTNPRSCLVILSKSMDSVNGDKILEPLIGHGFRVLAVTPDLWDLCKGTPAESWLNEIKNGSKDPGAIPLAQNLSNLMRLAALYKYGGVYLDTDFVILKDLSGLRNVIGAQSVKKKGNPTKLNNAILVFDREHPLVYTFMEEFASTFDGNRWGHNGPHLVTRVVDRVARNKDFKFRVLPQVAFYPVDWNRIAGFSSGLVTQPMRNGSMSRSGGSTIRATGCTCGTRKVVDSTLNKGVLLIDC; from the coding sequence ATGACATGGATTGCCCCAGCCGGTTCGTTTCGAAAACGACAGTTCTCCGGCCTGGACAGCTTGTTCCAAACTAATCCCAGAAGCTGTTTGGTCATACTGTCAAAAAGTATGGACTCGGTTAATGGGGACAAAATTCTTGAGCCGCTGATCGGGCACGGTTTTCGGGTTCTGGCCGTGACTCCGGACCTGTGGGATCTATGCAAGGGCACTCCTGCAGAGTCTTGGCTCAATGAAATAAAGAATGGGAGCAAGGATCCAGGGGCGATTCCTCTGGCACAGAATCTGTCAAATTTGATGAGACTTGCTGCATTGTACAAGTATGGAGGAGTTTATTTGGACACAGATTTCGTAATCTTGAAAGATCTTTCAGGGTTAAGGAATGTAATTGGAGCTCAAAGTGTTAAAAAAAAGGGAAACCCGACAAAATTGAATAATGCAATTCTTGTTTTTGACAGGGAACATCCACTAGTGTACACGTTTATGGAGGAATTTGCATCAACTTTTGATGGGAATCGATGGGGTCACAATGGGCCACATTTGGTCACTAGAGTGGTTGATAGGGTGGCAAGAAACAAGGATTTCAAATTCAGAGTCTTGCCACAAGTGGCTTTCTACCCGGTGGATTGGAACCGGATAGCGGGTTTTTCATCCGGCCTAGTGACCCAACCGATGCGAAATGGTTCGATGTCAAGATCCGGTGGCTCAACGATTCGAGCTACGGGGTGTACTTGTGGCACAAGGAAAGTGGTAGATTCAACATTGAACAAGGGAGTATTATTGATAGATTGTTGA